Proteins encoded by one window of Aphis gossypii isolate Hap1 chromosome X, ASM2018417v2, whole genome shotgun sequence:
- the LOC126552730 gene encoding glycogen [starch] synthase yields the protein MTKDQASKRFYRVDSNYDFTAFMDRGQTAAYENRWVFETAWEVCNKVGGIYTVIRSKAFVSTEEMGEQYCLLGPYKENYARTAVEELEFEGGSPYHTAVTKMRDQGFKLLTGRWLVDGSPQVILFDIGSAAWKLDEYKQTLWDTCNIGIPHLDIEANDAVILGYLISEFLSEFRVAAAAYIDSTPLVVAHFHEWQAGIGLISLRTKKEPIATVFTTHATLLGRYLCAGNTDFYNNLDKFNLDEEAGKRQIYHRYCMERAAAHVAHVFTTVSDITGKESEYLLSRKPDIITPNGLNVVKFSALHEFQNLHSLSKEKIHDFVRGHFHGHYNFDLEKTLYFFTAGRYEFSNKGADIFIEALARLNHYLKNANSDMTVVAFLIFPARTENFNVESLRGHAVTKSLRDTILEIQTKIGRRIYEICLRGRMPVEEELLNKEDTVRLKRCLYALQRDDLPPVTTHNVVNDWCDPVLNTIRRCKLFNTTSDKVKIVFHPEFLSSTNPLFGLDYEEFVRGCHLGVFPSYYEPWGYTPAECTVMGIPSITTNLSGFGCFMAQHIADPLSYGIYIVDRQNISIEESVRQLAQYMYDFARMSRRQRVIQRNRTERLSDLLDWRNLGIYYRQARLKALCQVFPDMFDKETEMLCITEASRRRYNYPRPYSEPPSPSSSRPTTPGASLHGSDDEDIDDERELAELSTYTSH from the exons ATGACTAAAGACCAAGCAAGTAAACGTTTTTATCGGGTGGAcagtaattatgattttactgCATTTATGGATCGTGGCCAAACAGCTGCTTACGAAAACCGATGGGTTTTTGAAACAGCTTGGGAAGTCTGCAATAaag TTGGTGgtatttatacagttattagATCCAAAGCATTCGTATCAACTGAAGAAATGGGAGAACAGTATTGTTTATTAGGTccttataaagaaaattatgcTCGGACAGCTGTCGAAGAACTAGAATTTGAAGGTGGATCTCCTTATCACACAGCAGTAACAAAAATGAGAGATCAAGGATTTAAG ttgTTGACAGGTCGATGGTTAGTTGATGGTAGTCCACAagttatattgtttgatattgGTTCAGCTGCTTGGAAATTAGATGAATACAAGCAAACTTTATGGGATACGTGCAACATAGGAATTCCACATTTAGACATAGAAGCTAATGATGCTGTAATTTTGGGATATTTAATATCTGAATTTCTATCAGAA TTCCGAGTAGCGGCAGCAGCATATATTGATTCAACACCGCTAGTGGTTGCCCATTTCCATGAATGGCAAGCTGGCATAGGATTAATTTCATTACGCACAAAAAAAGAACCAATTGCTACAGTATTTACAACTCATGCCACTTTATTAGGCCGATATCTCTGTGCAGGAAATActgatttttacaataatttagacaaa ttcaatCTCGATGAAGAAGCTGGTAAAAGGCAAATTTATCACCGTTATTGTATGGAACGAGCAGCAGCACATGTTGCACACGTTTTTACAACAGTATCTGATATTACTGGAAAAGAATCTGAGTATTTACTCTCTCGGAAGCCTGATATCATAACTCCCAATGGGTTGAATGTTGTCAAATTTTCAGCCTTACATGAATTTCAAAATCTTCATTCACTATCCAAAGAGAAGATTCATGATTTTGTTCGCGGTCATTTCCATGG ACATTATAATTTCGATCTGGAGAAgacattatatttctttacgGCTGGAAGAtatgaattttcaaacaaaGGAGCAGACATATTTATCGAAGCATTAGCtcgtttaaatcattatttgaaa aATGCTAATTCGGATATGACTGTCGTAGCCTTCCTAATATTCCCCGCGCGGACAGAAAACTTCAACGTGGAAAGTCTCCGTGGTCACGCCGTTACCAAAAGTTTACGAGACACTATACtagaaatacaaacaaaaatcgGACGGAGGATTTACGAAATCTGTTTAAG gGGCCGAATGCCCGTCGAAGAAGAGTTGTTGAATAAAGAAGACACTGTGAGGTTGAAACGGTGTCTGTACGCTTTGCAGAGGGACGACCTGCCGCCTGTAACCACTCATAACGTAGTAAACGATTGGTGTGATCCCGTATTGAATACGATAAGAAGATGTAAGCTGTTCAACACTACATCCGACAAAGTTAaa ATAGTGTTTCACCCAGAATTCTTATCCTCGACTAACCCGCTGTTTGGATTGGACTATGAGGAATTCGTGCGCGGTTGTCACTTAGGAGTATTCCCAAGTTACTACGAACCATGGGGATACACACCCGCCGAATGCACGGTTATGGGAATCCCGTCAATAACTACAAACTTGTCGG GTTTCGGTTGTTTTATGGCCCAGCACATCGCTGATCCTTTGAGTTACGGAATTTACATCGTGGACCGTCAAAACATTAGCATCGAAGAATCTGTCAGACAACTGGCGCAGTATATGTACGATTTTGCGAGAATGAGTCGTAGACAACGGGTGATCCAGCGAAACCGTACCGAACGTTTAAGCGATTTGCTCGATTGGCGTAACTTGGGTATT TACTATCGTCAAGCCAGGTTGAAAGCATTATGTCAAGTGTTCCCGGATATGTTTGATAAAGAAACAGAAATGTTGTGCATCACGGAAGCATCGAGACGACGATATAACTATCCTCGTCCTTATTCTGAACCACCATCACCATCAAGTAGCCGACCAACCACACCAGGAGCTTCACTACACGGATCAGATGACGAAGATATTGATGATGAGCGTgag ctTGCAGAGCTTTCGACATATACAAGTcattaa